The Saxibacter everestensis genome has a window encoding:
- a CDS encoding aspartate aminotransferase family protein has protein sequence MSSTANTSNLTMVNAFDPEKASGLDPKTQEMVRRREKLLGPAYRLFYQQPVQVVRGSGTRLWNPDGEEYLDAYNNVVPAGHANSRVTAAVHQQMQTLSTHTRYLQDGILDYAEDLLGTMGPLGDTGHVMFTCTGSEANDLALRIAKHHTGHEGIIVTSEAYHGNSELTSGCSPALGSRARLGTWVRQVPAPDSYRIPREQLADLLVEHVREQIADLQRRGQGLAAFIADSVFSSDGIFGEPTDLLAPVAKVVRDAGGLFIADEVQSGFARTGDSFWGYQRHGVQPDIVTMGKPMGNGYPVAGLVARPGVVERFGNDQRYFNTFGGNTVAIAAAQATLDVLRDDDLLTNARTIGQVLRDGIAELSLRYECLGDIRGAGLYVGVEVVSDRDGKVPDQARASAIVNAMRDRRVLISSTGPSANVLKIRPPLVFSSDDADWLLSTLADVMSTTDEG, from the coding sequence ATGAGCAGTACAGCAAATACGTCGAACCTCACGATGGTGAATGCCTTCGATCCGGAGAAGGCTTCCGGACTCGATCCGAAAACGCAAGAGATGGTCCGTCGTCGAGAGAAGCTGCTCGGGCCGGCATATCGCCTCTTCTACCAGCAGCCGGTCCAGGTGGTCCGAGGAAGCGGCACGAGGCTCTGGAATCCGGACGGCGAGGAGTACCTCGACGCCTACAACAATGTCGTGCCGGCCGGACATGCAAACTCGCGCGTGACCGCCGCCGTCCACCAGCAGATGCAAACTTTGTCGACCCATACAAGGTACTTGCAGGACGGCATCCTCGATTACGCTGAGGATCTCCTGGGGACGATGGGCCCGCTGGGTGACACCGGGCACGTGATGTTCACCTGTACCGGTTCAGAAGCTAACGACCTCGCGCTTCGGATCGCCAAGCACCACACCGGGCATGAGGGGATCATCGTCACCTCTGAGGCATACCACGGAAACTCCGAGCTGACCTCAGGCTGCTCGCCCGCCCTTGGGTCACGAGCACGGCTGGGTACCTGGGTCCGGCAAGTCCCGGCGCCGGACTCCTACCGCATACCCCGTGAGCAACTTGCCGATCTGCTCGTTGAACACGTTCGCGAACAGATCGCTGATCTGCAGCGGCGGGGTCAGGGGCTCGCGGCATTCATTGCCGACTCCGTATTCTCCTCGGACGGCATCTTCGGGGAACCGACGGATCTGCTCGCGCCGGTAGCGAAGGTCGTCCGGGATGCAGGCGGACTGTTCATTGCCGACGAGGTGCAAAGCGGTTTCGCCCGCACCGGTGATTCCTTTTGGGGCTACCAGAGGCACGGCGTGCAGCCGGACATCGTGACGATGGGCAAGCCGATGGGGAATGGCTACCCGGTGGCGGGCCTGGTCGCTCGGCCGGGTGTCGTCGAGCGCTTCGGAAATGACCAGCGGTACTTCAACACGTTTGGTGGAAACACTGTCGCGATCGCTGCCGCCCAGGCGACGCTCGACGTCCTCCGGGACGACGACCTGTTGACGAATGCGAGAACGATCGGCCAAGTCCTGCGAGATGGAATCGCCGAGCTGAGCCTGCGGTATGAGTGTCTCGGTGACATTCGTGGCGCCGGCCTCTATGTCGGTGTGGAAGTCGTCAGTGATCGTGATGGCAAGGTCCCGGACCAGGCGAGGGCCTCTGCAATCGTCAACGCCATGCGGGACCGGCGGGTTCTCATCTCATCGACAGGTCCTTCGGCCAACGTGCTGAAAATCCGCCCCCCACTGGTCTTTTCATCGGACGACGCAGACTGGTTGCTCAGCACGCTTGCCGACGTGATGTCGACAACCGACGAGGGCTGA
- a CDS encoding phosphotransferase, with translation MTSLRGEVPGLADIGVGALASPHVVMPAAEAERIAGRFWGLDVRAERLASEKDDTFRLADTTGDKWVLKASNPAEPADEIDFEVSLMRHVLAADSGVPVPQILPARDGLPVVSVEDDAGQRRLVRIMTYCVGTPLDSVDCRPSEREQVGECLARLRQATRSFRHPAERRVLIWDVRNLPALRPLVSTIDDPDKREMLDAAISRFLPMVDSICRLRSHVLHNDFSQSNLIVEQGAEPFIRGVIDFGDAGHTAIAIDASTAMLNQLPADMTRDSADDVFGNARDVLRGYFRYADLDSDEVRLIPHLIMGRVVSRALITLSRAALMPDNSAYILRNTEQGWGQLEWFLSRTNEEVSAALL, from the coding sequence ATGACGTCGCTGCGGGGTGAGGTACCGGGTCTGGCTGACATCGGGGTCGGCGCCCTGGCCTCCCCTCACGTCGTGATGCCGGCGGCCGAGGCCGAACGGATCGCCGGCAGGTTCTGGGGCCTGGACGTCCGGGCGGAACGCTTGGCGAGCGAAAAGGACGACACCTTCCGGCTGGCCGACACGACCGGTGACAAGTGGGTGCTCAAAGCGTCGAACCCAGCCGAGCCGGCTGATGAGATCGACTTCGAGGTCAGCCTGATGAGGCATGTGCTCGCTGCGGACAGCGGCGTTCCCGTGCCGCAGATCCTGCCGGCACGCGACGGGCTGCCGGTCGTCTCGGTTGAGGACGACGCCGGCCAGCGTCGACTGGTTCGAATCATGACTTACTGCGTGGGGACGCCCCTGGACTCGGTCGACTGCAGGCCGAGCGAGCGGGAACAGGTTGGGGAGTGCCTGGCCCGGCTGCGGCAGGCGACGAGGTCGTTCAGACACCCGGCCGAACGCCGCGTGCTTATCTGGGACGTGCGTAATCTCCCGGCGTTGCGCCCACTGGTGAGCACGATCGACGACCCGGACAAACGCGAGATGCTCGACGCGGCCATTTCCCGCTTCCTGCCGATGGTCGACTCGATCTGCCGGTTGCGGTCCCACGTTCTCCACAACGACTTCAGCCAGTCAAATCTCATTGTCGAGCAGGGTGCGGAGCCGTTCATTCGCGGCGTCATCGACTTCGGCGACGCCGGGCATACCGCCATCGCGATCGACGCCTCGACCGCGATGCTCAATCAGCTCCCGGCAGACATGACGCGCGACTCGGCCGACGATGTCTTCGGCAACGCCCGCGACGTTCTTCGCGGCTATTTCCGGTACGCCGACCTCGACTCAGACGAAGTACGCCTCATTCCGCACCTCATTATGGGCCGGGTGGTTTCCCGAGCCCTGATCACCCTGAGCCGCGCAGCTCTGATGCCGGACAACTCGGCCTACATTTTGAGGAACACGGAGCAAGGCTGGGGCCAACTCGAGTGGTTCCTCAGTCGGACGAACGAAGAAGTGAGCGCCGCGCTACTGTGA